In a genomic window of Streptomyces sp. NBC_01231:
- a CDS encoding aldehyde dehydrogenase family protein — MKAHDGMYIDGEWRPATGPDVIEVVNPVDERIVGRVPAGTAEDVDAAVRAARAALPAWAATAPAERAARLAALRDVLAARKDEIAETVTAELGSPLKFSQAVHAAVPIAVAGSYAELAATYAFEEKVGNSVVHQEPVGVVGAITPWNYPLHQIVAKAAPALAAGCTVVLKPAEDTPLVAQLFAEAVHEAGLPAGVFNLVTGLGPVAGQALAEHPDVDLVSFTGSTAVGRQIGATAGAAIKKVALELGGKSANVILPSADLAKAVNVGVANVMSNSGQTCSAWTRMLVHREQYDEALELAAAAAAKYGERIGPVVNAKQRDRVRGYIEKGVSEGARLIAGGPESPREQGYFVSPTVLADVTPDMAVAQEEIFGPVLSILRYEDEEDALRIANGTVYGLAGAVWAGDEAEAVAFARRMDTGQVDINGGRFNPLAPFGGYKQSGVGRELGSHGLAEYLQTKSLQF, encoded by the coding sequence ATGAAGGCACACGACGGCATGTACATCGACGGCGAGTGGCGCCCCGCCACCGGCCCGGACGTCATCGAGGTCGTGAACCCGGTCGACGAGCGGATCGTCGGCCGGGTCCCCGCCGGTACCGCCGAGGACGTCGACGCCGCCGTACGGGCCGCCCGCGCCGCCCTTCCGGCCTGGGCCGCCACCGCCCCCGCCGAACGGGCCGCACGCCTGGCCGCCCTGCGGGACGTCCTCGCGGCCCGCAAGGACGAGATCGCCGAGACGGTCACCGCGGAGCTCGGCTCGCCCCTGAAGTTCTCGCAGGCCGTGCACGCGGCCGTGCCGATCGCCGTCGCCGGTTCCTACGCCGAGCTGGCGGCGACGTACGCCTTCGAGGAGAAGGTCGGCAACTCGGTCGTCCACCAGGAGCCCGTCGGCGTGGTCGGCGCGATCACGCCCTGGAACTACCCGCTGCACCAGATCGTCGCCAAGGCCGCCCCGGCGCTGGCGGCGGGCTGCACGGTCGTCCTGAAGCCCGCCGAGGACACCCCGCTGGTCGCTCAGCTCTTCGCCGAGGCGGTCCACGAGGCCGGCCTTCCGGCGGGCGTCTTCAACCTGGTCACCGGCCTCGGCCCGGTCGCCGGGCAGGCCCTCGCCGAGCACCCGGACGTCGACCTGGTCTCCTTCACCGGCTCCACGGCCGTCGGCCGGCAGATCGGTGCCACGGCGGGTGCGGCGATCAAGAAGGTCGCGCTGGAGCTGGGCGGCAAGTCCGCCAACGTCATCCTGCCGAGCGCGGACCTGGCCAAGGCGGTCAACGTCGGGGTCGCCAACGTCATGTCCAACTCCGGCCAGACGTGCAGTGCCTGGACGCGGATGCTGGTGCACCGGGAGCAGTACGACGAGGCCCTCGAACTGGCCGCCGCGGCCGCCGCGAAGTACGGCGAGCGCATCGGCCCGGTCGTCAACGCCAAGCAGCGGGACCGGGTGCGGGGCTACATCGAGAAGGGCGTGTCCGAGGGCGCCCGGCTGATCGCGGGCGGCCCCGAGTCCCCGCGCGAACAGGGCTACTTCGTCAGTCCCACGGTCCTCGCCGACGTCACCCCCGACATGGCCGTGGCCCAGGAGGAGATCTTCGGCCCCGTCCTGTCGATCCTGCGCTACGAGGACGAGGAGGACGCCCTGCGCATCGCCAACGGCACCGTCTACGGCCTCGCGGGCGCCGTCTGGGCCGGCGACGAGGCCGAGGCGGTCGCCTTCGCCCGCCGCATGGACACCG